A single genomic interval of Stenotrophomonas sp. ZAC14D1_NAIMI4_1 harbors:
- a CDS encoding DoxX family membrane protein: MDSGHGLDLALLILRVAAGGFLLPHALGKLFGWFGGPGLAGFAGELRGFGLPAVAPLPLLLALLQVASGLAVLLGWQTRGAALLAAAFIAFTALLALPKGWFWMRGGTEYPLMWTLALLAIALAGPGAWALDGLARAGDIA; encoded by the coding sequence ATGGACAGCGGGCACGGCCTGGACCTTGCCCTGCTGATCCTGCGCGTGGCAGCGGGAGGTTTCCTGCTGCCACATGCGCTGGGCAAATTGTTCGGCTGGTTCGGTGGCCCTGGCCTGGCCGGGTTTGCCGGCGAGCTGCGTGGCTTCGGCCTGCCAGCGGTGGCCCCGCTGCCGCTGTTGCTGGCGTTGCTGCAGGTCGCGTCCGGGCTGGCTGTGCTGCTGGGCTGGCAGACCCGTGGTGCGGCGCTGCTCGCGGCCGCGTTCATTGCCTTCACCGCGCTGCTGGCCCTGCCCAAGGGCTGGTTCTGGATGCGCGGCGGCACCGAATACCCGTTGATGTGGACGCTGGCACTGCTGGCGATCGCCCTGGCCGGTCCGGGCGCCTGGGCGCTCGATGGCCTGGCGCGTGCTGGAGACATTGCATGA
- a CDS encoding hydrolase, with the protein MTTATATPAKGLLSPTDHALVLIDFQSQMAFATHTIDISALRNNVSLISKGAKGFNVPVVLTTVAEQSFSGPMFPELPQIFPGQAVFDRTSMNTWEDQPVIDEINRIGKQRLVLAGLWTSVCIVGPTLSALEQGFEVYVITDACGDVSDEAHERAITRMVQAGARPITSVQYLLELQRDWARGETYGLTTGIARDHAGGYGIGIQYAKTMFGAQEGGH; encoded by the coding sequence ATGACCACTGCTACCGCCACGCCTGCAAAGGGCCTGCTTTCCCCGACCGACCACGCCCTGGTGCTGATCGACTTCCAGTCGCAGATGGCGTTCGCCACCCACACCATCGACATCTCCGCGCTGCGCAACAACGTGTCGCTGATCAGCAAGGGCGCCAAGGGCTTCAACGTGCCGGTGGTGCTGACCACGGTTGCCGAGCAGTCGTTCTCCGGCCCGATGTTCCCGGAACTGCCGCAGATCTTCCCCGGCCAGGCTGTGTTCGACCGCACCTCGATGAACACCTGGGAAGACCAGCCGGTGATCGATGAGATCAACCGCATCGGCAAGCAGCGCCTGGTGCTGGCGGGCCTGTGGACCAGCGTGTGCATCGTCGGCCCGACCCTGTCGGCGCTGGAGCAGGGCTTCGAGGTCTACGTGATCACCGATGCCTGCGGCGATGTCAGCGACGAAGCGCACGAGCGTGCCATCACCCGCATGGTGCAGGCCGGCGCGCGCCCGATCACCAGCGTGCAGTACCTGCTGGAGCTGCAGCGCGACTGGGCACGCGGCGAGACCTATGGCCTGACCACCGGCATCGCCCGCGACCACGCCGGCGGCTACGGCATCGGCATCCAGTACGCCAAGACCATGTTCGGCGCGCAGGAAGGCGGCCACTGA
- a CDS encoding AraC family transcriptional regulator, which produces MAEATPPVVLAAALAPHQAAALQRALHYIDAHLSQPLRVTELAEVACVSRFHLVRLFRTGTGASPLRYLRRRRIERARQLLPAADQPMSRLAQHLGFFDQSHFVRSFRAETGCSPGQYLAGDAALHLPAVHPSSVAPPTTGTHP; this is translated from the coding sequence ATGGCCGAAGCTACACCGCCCGTCGTCCTTGCCGCCGCGCTGGCGCCGCACCAGGCTGCCGCCCTGCAGCGCGCACTGCATTACATCGATGCGCACCTGTCGCAGCCGCTGCGGGTGACCGAGCTGGCCGAAGTCGCGTGCGTGAGCCGTTTCCATCTGGTGCGGCTGTTCCGCACCGGCACCGGTGCGAGCCCGCTGCGCTATCTGCGCCGCCGCCGCATCGAACGCGCGCGGCAGTTGCTGCCGGCCGCGGACCAGCCGATGTCCCGCCTGGCCCAGCACCTGGGCTTCTTCGACCAGAGCCATTTCGTCCGCAGCTTCCGTGCCGAGACCGGGTGCAGCCCCGGGCAGTACCTCGCCGGTGATGCCGCGCTGCACCTTCCCGCTGTCCACCCCTCTTCTGTTGCCCCGCCCACTACTGGAACCCACCCATGA
- a CDS encoding sensor histidine kinase — translation MLPMRGRPFPFLRRLPALLTCLLLIALPAFAEQRPAVANGMPGYQHTAWRVGQGAPGDIWDIAQDHQGMLWLATGSGLYRFDGRRFERQSAPAGSAFPSTNMVSLAVDADDSLWIGYFQAGISQLSAAHLRSFGRGQGVPTGVVPHFSRDRDGHLWAAINGGLRWFDGVHWRALPVGSGVPERRVQWLLHDRHSTFWVLADLKVWRRPAGASTFEDTGIAVSQMASLAESPRGEIWLADRNRGTSPLANAQGLLPAAEREARRLPKLVAARLQFTADGALWATMSPHGGVARVTFEGDQATHMERFDTPQGLTATSAVPVLVDREGNLWVGTNLGLNRFRARSVQALAAGPTDPYRSLVRASDGRVYGYGEDLKPYDLRRSLLGERAAQLQQAARQAPTPLWQFDWINLVRTVNGHATRIPSPAPYTGQSLQAVLFPNDEEAWACVGERGVLHYQHAQWYRQARLPEQACSTMAMGSDGALLLGYADGRLRRMDASGVATFDARQGLAVGPVTALLQDQDMLLVAGEAGLAARIGEAPFSEVRTDMAGVLEGITGMVADAHGRLWLNGSRGLVRLDRTALRDAVRSHQPVAPRLFDAVDGMPGIALQSGPIPTAVQAADGLLWLATNQGLAWLDTNAAHRNTLAPGVRIGDVLYGATQAPLQEGLRLPAGTTQLQIDYVALSLARPERNRYRYRLTGVDEGWQDAGSSTRAYYTNLAPGSYRFDVEAANEDGVWSTAPASRTFSIAATFVQTVWFKLLCAALVLAALVVAVRIRSGQLAALFRARLQERHGERERIARDLHDTLLQGSQGLILRLHAISQSAQTPDSVRTQLESAMQLAERNLAEGRERVNALRDGPFAGRDLATALADVHAEYAGQGTNPLRLTVEGTPPPLQPDAVEEVFLIGREAIRNALRHAEASAIEVELSYGSRCFLLHVRDDGVGIADDDAGHGHWGLQGMRERAQRLGAELQLWTRPGLGTEVALAVPARRLYHRRPPRWRWPWSRKRDD, via the coding sequence ATGCTGCCCATGCGTGGCCGCCCCTTCCCCTTCCTGCGTCGCCTGCCGGCGCTGCTGACGTGCCTGCTGCTGATCGCCCTGCCCGCCTTCGCCGAGCAGCGCCCGGCCGTGGCCAACGGCATGCCCGGCTACCAGCACACGGCATGGCGTGTGGGCCAGGGGGCGCCCGGCGATATCTGGGACATCGCCCAGGACCACCAGGGCATGCTGTGGCTTGCGACCGGTTCGGGGCTGTACCGCTTCGACGGCCGTCGCTTCGAACGACAGTCGGCACCGGCCGGTTCCGCGTTCCCGTCCACCAACATGGTCAGCCTGGCCGTGGATGCCGACGACAGCCTGTGGATCGGATACTTCCAGGCCGGCATCAGCCAGCTCTCCGCGGCGCACCTGCGCAGCTTCGGCCGTGGCCAGGGCGTGCCAACGGGCGTGGTGCCGCACTTCAGCCGTGACCGCGATGGCCACCTGTGGGCGGCCATCAATGGTGGCCTGCGCTGGTTCGATGGCGTGCACTGGCGTGCATTGCCCGTCGGCAGCGGCGTTCCCGAGCGCCGCGTGCAGTGGCTGCTGCATGATCGCCACAGCACGTTCTGGGTGCTGGCCGACCTGAAGGTCTGGCGACGGCCAGCCGGTGCCAGCACGTTCGAGGACACCGGGATTGCCGTCTCGCAGATGGCCTCGCTGGCGGAAAGTCCGCGCGGCGAGATCTGGCTGGCCGACCGCAACCGGGGTACCTCGCCACTGGCAAACGCGCAGGGCCTGCTGCCTGCCGCCGAGCGCGAGGCGCGGCGCCTGCCCAAGCTGGTCGCAGCGCGCCTGCAGTTCACTGCCGATGGCGCGCTGTGGGCCACCATGAGCCCGCACGGCGGCGTGGCAAGGGTCACCTTCGAAGGTGACCAGGCCACGCACATGGAGCGTTTCGATACGCCGCAGGGCCTGACCGCGACGTCGGCGGTGCCGGTCCTCGTCGACCGCGAAGGCAATCTCTGGGTCGGCACCAACCTCGGCCTCAACCGCTTCCGCGCGCGCAGCGTGCAGGCCCTGGCGGCCGGCCCCACCGATCCCTACCGCTCGCTGGTACGTGCCAGCGACGGGCGCGTGTACGGCTATGGCGAGGATCTGAAACCCTACGACCTGCGCCGCTCACTGCTGGGCGAGCGCGCCGCGCAGCTGCAGCAGGCCGCGCGCCAGGCGCCGACACCGCTGTGGCAGTTCGACTGGATCAACCTGGTGCGCACCGTCAACGGCCACGCGACGCGCATTCCGTCGCCAGCCCCGTACACCGGTCAATCCCTGCAAGCGGTGCTGTTCCCCAACGATGAGGAGGCCTGGGCCTGTGTCGGCGAGCGCGGCGTCCTGCACTACCAGCATGCGCAGTGGTACCGCCAGGCGCGCCTGCCCGAGCAGGCATGTTCGACGATGGCGATGGGCAGCGATGGTGCGCTGCTGCTGGGCTATGCCGATGGCCGCCTGCGGCGCATGGATGCCAGCGGCGTGGCGACCTTCGATGCGCGCCAGGGCCTCGCCGTCGGGCCGGTGACCGCCCTGCTGCAGGACCAGGACATGCTGCTGGTGGCCGGCGAAGCCGGGCTGGCCGCGCGCATCGGCGAGGCCCCCTTCAGCGAAGTGCGCACGGATATGGCGGGCGTACTGGAAGGCATCACCGGCATGGTCGCCGATGCACACGGGCGGCTCTGGCTCAATGGCAGCCGCGGGCTTGTGCGACTGGACCGCACGGCCCTGCGCGATGCTGTACGTAGCCATCAACCGGTGGCACCGCGGCTGTTCGATGCCGTGGACGGCATGCCTGGCATCGCCCTGCAGAGTGGCCCGATCCCCACGGCCGTCCAGGCGGCCGACGGCCTGCTCTGGCTGGCCACCAACCAGGGGTTGGCATGGCTGGACACCAACGCCGCGCACCGCAACACCCTGGCACCCGGCGTCCGCATCGGCGATGTGCTGTACGGCGCCACCCAGGCACCGCTGCAGGAAGGACTACGCCTGCCAGCCGGCACCACCCAGCTGCAGATCGACTATGTGGCGCTGTCACTGGCCCGCCCGGAACGCAACCGCTACCGCTACCGGCTGACCGGCGTGGACGAGGGCTGGCAGGACGCCGGCAGCAGCACCCGTGCCTACTACACCAACCTGGCCCCCGGCAGTTACCGCTTCGATGTGGAGGCGGCCAACGAAGACGGTGTCTGGAGCACAGCCCCGGCCAGCCGCACCTTCAGCATCGCCGCCACGTTCGTGCAGACGGTCTGGTTCAAGCTGCTGTGCGCTGCGCTGGTGCTGGCGGCGCTGGTGGTGGCCGTGCGCATCCGCAGCGGCCAGTTGGCCGCGCTGTTCCGTGCCCGCCTGCAGGAACGCCACGGAGAACGCGAGCGCATCGCGCGCGACCTGCACGACACCCTGCTGCAGGGCAGCCAGGGACTGATCCTGCGCCTGCACGCCATCAGCCAATCAGCGCAGACGCCGGACAGCGTGCGCACCCAGCTGGAATCGGCAATGCAGCTGGCCGAGCGCAACCTCGCCGAGGGCCGCGAACGGGTCAACGCCCTGCGGGATGGTCCGTTCGCCGGCCGTGACCTGGCCACCGCGCTGGCCGACGTGCACGCCGAATACGCCGGCCAGGGCACCAACCCGCTGCGACTGACCGTGGAGGGCACACCGCCGCCGCTGCAACCCGACGCGGTGGAAGAGGTGTTCCTGATCGGCCGCGAAGCGATCCGCAACGCACTGCGCCATGCCGAGGCCAGCGCCATCGAAGTGGAGCTGTCCTACGGCAGCCGTTGTTTCCTGCTGCACGTGCGCGATGACGGCGTGGGCATCGCCGACGACGATGCCGGCCATGGCCACTGGGGCCTGCAGGGCATGCGCGAACGCGCGCAACGCCTGGGTGCCGAACTGCAGCTGTGGACCCGCCCGGGACTGGGCACCGAAGTGGCGCTGGCGGTCCCCGCACGGCGCCTGTATCACCGCCGGCCACCGCGTTGGCGCTGGCCCTGGAGTAGAAAACGCGATGACTGA
- a CDS encoding response regulator transcription factor: MTESSSPIGVLVVDDHPLLRDGLAALLGAQPDLRLLGEAADGEEAIARYQELQPDVVLMDLQMPRLDGVEAIVRIRALDPRARIIVLTTYRGDVRAVRALQAGASAYLLKDMLRHELVDTIRTVAGGRRAAIPPSVAASIAAHVVEDRLSPRETEVLRHVAGGLSNKRIGERMQISEQTVKAHMKSLMDKLGVGDRTHAVTQALRRGIISLDDTGHD, from the coding sequence ATGACTGAATCCTCTTCCCCGATCGGCGTGCTGGTGGTCGATGACCACCCCCTGCTGCGCGACGGCCTGGCCGCCCTGCTCGGCGCGCAACCGGACCTGCGCCTGCTGGGCGAAGCCGCCGATGGCGAAGAAGCGATCGCGCGCTATCAGGAACTGCAGCCGGACGTGGTGCTGATGGACCTGCAGATGCCGCGCCTGGACGGCGTGGAAGCGATCGTGCGGATCCGTGCGCTGGATCCGCGCGCACGCATCATCGTGCTGACCACCTACCGCGGCGATGTGCGCGCGGTACGTGCGCTGCAGGCCGGTGCCAGCGCCTACCTGCTCAAGGACATGCTGCGCCACGAGCTGGTGGACACGATCCGCACGGTGGCTGGCGGCCGGCGCGCCGCGATTCCACCGTCCGTGGCAGCGAGCATTGCCGCGCACGTGGTGGAGGACCGGCTGTCGCCGCGCGAGACGGAGGTGCTGCGGCACGTGGCCGGCGGCCTGTCGAACAAGCGCATTGGCGAGCGGATGCAGATATCCGAGCAGACGGTGAAGGCGCACATGAAGAGCCTGATGGACAAGCTGGGCGTGGGTGATCGCACGCATGCGGTGACGCAGGCGCTGCGTCGCGGGATCATCAGCCTGGATGACACCGGCCACGATTGA